The DNA segment AAACATCTCTTGCGACAAAGTTATAAGATCTAAGAATGTTTTTCTAACATAGACTTTGCATTTATTTACTTATGATTCGATGAATATTTGACTTATTAAacgatatatatatacatacatatatatatatatatatatatatatatatcttcaaataaaaatatatttataatataaaagtaatttaaaaaattattatttttaaatagattttaaatgctatgtataaaaattataatgttatacAGAGAATTAAGTTCTATTTTTTAACATCCTTTTCTAAGccaatattttttagaaatacgatttattttaatttttatccacataatttttctaattattttttatccattccttttacttcaaaatttctgatgttgatgttggttattagttttgataaaaaaaaaatcccaatttaaaccaattttatttatattctaaattatttgtTGGATTTATGttgattcaataaaataaaatcaaccaattcaattgtaatctttattttaaatatgtatctTATActgatttatataatttttaatgttattgtaattacttaatttagttttttttatcattttgaataaattttaattcagttAAAAAAGTTTGGTACATTTTAAAAGTATTCCGCAAAATAATAGcacaaatacaatttttaaaatttttaacttttatattctatttatgttggaattaaaataactataatttaataaataaaatattaatttaaaacgaCAAATGTGATTTTTCTGGGTTCTatttaaaaatccaaaagatATTCGTTGGgaagataatttttattgaagtgCTTATACTAGAAAACGTAAAATTAAGTGAATTGTATATAAATGTAAAGTTAAGCACCTCAAATTAAAACCTCCTCGGAAATGACATacgaatatttatattattatggtAGAACAAGATATCAAATGACACTTCACAGTATAAAGATTTAATATTCGTTTTATAACAAAAACGTGATTGATAAgaataaagaacaaaacaacTTTTGTCGTAGCATAAATTGTATATCAAATTACATAAGAATGTATAATGAatttagtatatataaattgattttatattttatttttaaaaatataagaactaaaaaacAATATcgaaaaaatatacattaacatACACACATACGACTTCTGTACATACACATTACCATACAACACATACACATTACCATgcttgtgtatttttcttggtttgtatccttttaattttccttttctgaGCCATCTTGTTAGAGCTGGTTTTCTGTTAGGGTTGTTTTAGCTTTAGGGTGTTTTCCCGTTTCCCTGACCTTACTCTTTAAAAGGTTTGGTTTTTTCCCTTCTGAATTGATTAACACAAAAACTACAGTATGCAAAACAGAGAAAACTCTCACTCAGAAATAAAAGTTGATGTTTCTTACCTTACTGTGTTCATCATACTCCGATCTATCTTTTTTCCTCTTACGGCGTTTCCAATGGTGGCTTTCCGGCAAACCCACGNCAGCTTCTCTCTCTAGCTCCTCTGAAACGTATTGCAGAGCTTCTCTCTCTACCAACAACGTCTGCATCAGACCTTTGTCTTTGCTTCTGTCTTTCTCTCTGCCTACGTGGATTTTTACTTTCTCAGAGTTTAAAGAAAAGGCCTTTGGGCCTCTATATTCAACATTGGGCCTAATTCATTATGGTATCAGAAGTGCAAATTGTTTCTTGACGTGTTCTTGCTTTCTTGCTACATTCTTGCCATGACAGAATCCACCGCCGATCCCACCACTAATCCCTCCAGCCCCTATTACCTACATCCTGGAGAAAATCCTGGCATTACCCTCATTTCCCAGATCCTCACTGAGTCTAATTACTCATCATGGAGCAGAAATTTAAAACGTGCTCTTCTATCAAAAAACAAGTTCAAATTCATTGATGGCAGCATTCAAAAGCCTGCCAGGACTGACAAATTATTTGAAGCTTGGGAAAGATGTGATACTATGGTTCTTTCTTGGATAATCAAGACCTTGTCACCCCAAATTGCTGACAGTGTTCTGTATGNAGACACAGCTCAAGAACTGTGGGAAGACCTCAAAGAACGTTTTTCTAAAGGTGATTACTTCAAAATTTCAGACCTTTTACAAGACATACACTCTATAAAACAAGGCGAACAAAATATTAATCACTATTACACTGATTTAAAAATACTGTGGGAGGAACTTGAGTCTCTTCGCCCTATTCCCACTTGCACCTGCCCTGACCCATGCGTCTGTGATCTTTCCAAAATATCCCTCAGATACAGAGAGAATGAACATgttatttgttttctaaaagGTCTCAATGACACCTATCAAACTGTTCGTACCCAAATCCTCCTCATGGAGCCCCTTCCCAACATCAACAAGGTTTTTTCTCTGCTAATGCAACAGGAAAGACAACATCAGGACAGAGGAGGCACATCTGACACATTCAAGATTTTAGCCAGCACATCTGACAAAACTAATTGGAGAGGCCAAGGCCGTGGCATCAGTTCACGGGGACAANGACGGGGCAGAGGTAGAAATCCCAATTATGGGAAACAATGTGCNCATTGTCACAAGATGAATCACACTATTGATGAGTGTTACTCTAAACACGGCTTTCCACCATGGTATAAGAAGAATGATCACCAAAACAGTCAAGACAGGGGAGGACACAATGAATGGAGCTATGCTAATGCTTGCAAAGAAGATTCAAAGTCTACCCAGACTCAAAGCACTCATCAAGAAAACCAGAGTAATCCTATGCAGGTTTTTACTCCTGAACAGATGCAGAAATTGNTGCAAATCATAGAGAATACCCAGACTCAAAATACTCACAGCATCAGTCAAGTCCAAAGAAACACTTCTGGAGAAAATCAAGGTACTTTCTCCTGGATTATTGATACTGGGGCCACTGATCACGTGACCcatgaaaagaaatatttcattACATTCCAGAAAATTAAACCTATCACTGTTAAACTTCCAAATAATTCTGTGGTTACAGCTCAATATGCTGGAACCATTCAATTTTCTGaagattttatcattttaatgttCTATACATCCCTGAATTCTCCTTTAATCTTATTTCTCTACAAAGCTTAACAAGAGATTTAAACTGTGTTCTAACATTTTCTTCTAAGACCTGCCAGATTCAGGAGAGCTCTACCTTGAAGATGATTGGGCATGCTAAAGTTTTCAAAGGCCTTTACTATCTTGAGTCTTTTCCTGTTTTTACCCAGTATTATGTTCCCAAAGTCGTTCTTTCTTGTaaacatgttagtgatgatctATGGCACTACAGATTAGGACATCCAAGACACAGAGTTATAGAACAAATCTGTAAAAGTTTTCCCTATGTTCAAATGCCATCTAAAATTGTTTGTGATGTATGTCATTATGCTAAATAACATAAACTGCCTTTTTCTCAAAGTATGACTGTCTCTGCTAATTGTTTTGATCTAATACACTGTGATATATGGGGACCCATTTCTATATCATCTGTCCATGGacacaaatattttcttaccaTAGTAGATGACTATAGTAGACACACCTGAACTTTCTTAATGCACAATAAAGGACAAACTAGAGAACTCTTACagaattttgtcttaaaaatcaaaaaccagtttggaAAAACTATTAAAACTCTTAGATCTGACAATGGTCCTGAATTTAACTGTGCAAATATGTATAGTTCCTATGGTATTGAACATCAAAGAAGTTGCGTTGAGACACCCCAACAAAATTCTATTGTTGAACGAAAACATCAAGATATTCTCAATAAAACTAGAAGTCTTCTTTTTCAATCTGGAATTTCTACTGCTTATTGGTGCTATGCTGTTTCTCATGCTGTTTACTTAATAAATAGACTTCCAACTCCTGTTCTTAATGGTAAGACACCTTATGACTTGATGTATAACACTCCTCCTACTTATTTGAACTTAAAAacctttggttgtctttgtTTTGCTTCAACTTTAGAGCAAAATAGACACAAGCTTGATTCTAGAGCTAGGAAAGGTGTTTTCTTAGGATATAAAAGTGGAATCAAAGGATACATTATACTTGATGTTAATACCAGAGAAATTTTTCTAAGCAGAAATGTTGTTTTCCATGAAAACGTTTTTCCTTATAAAAATCAGCAAGATAATGAACAAAATTATACTGAAAAGGAGATTGAAACTGTTTTTCCAAATGATTTCTGGTATGATTCTAACTGTAATGAGACTCAGGATTATATAGAGGATATAAATACTGAACAAGAACATAATTGCAGAGAGAACACTGGCATTGACACTGGAAATAATCATACTAATACGAATAATAGTCCTAGACGACCCACTAGAACAAAAAGGGTTCCTGGATATCTCAATGATTACATCCATCAAGTTAATCAATCTTCTCTGCATGCTAAGAATAACTACAAAACTTCATATCCTATTTNAAATGTTGTATGCTATGATTCTTTGTCTGAAAAACATTTAAAGTATACTTTAGCTATCTCTGCTGATAAGGAGCCTAGATCCTATAATGAAGCCAAAGAAAAGCATGAGNGGGTTGCAGCTATGCAGAAAGAAATTCAAGCTTTACAAGGAAATGGGACTTGGACATTAACTCAACTACCTCCTGGTAAAAACTCCATTGGATGCANGTgggtttataaaataaaatataaagcagATNGCANCATAGAAAGATACAAAGCTCGTCTTGTAGCAAAAGGATATACACAGCAAGAAGGTATAGACTTTCTAGACACTTTTTCACCTGTTGCTAAGCTAACTACTGTCAGAATAATTCTGGCAACTNCTGCTGCTAAGAATTGGCATCTACATCAACTGGATGTAGACAATGCCTTCCTTCATGGAGATTTAAATGAAGAAGTGTACATGGAACCACCACCAGGGCTGGATATTCAGGAAGGACAGGTTTGCAGGTTGAACAAATCTTTATATGGACTTAAACAAGCTAGCAGACAATGGTTTGATaaactttcttcctttttaatttCTGTTAATTACACTCAATCCAAATCTGACCACTCTCTATTCATTAAGAAGACTCCTACAAGTTTTACAGCACTACTTGTATATGTAGACGACATTATTTTAATAGGAAACTCTATCCAAGAGATTGATCATATTAAGGGTCTTCTTCATCATGCTTTCCGGATCAAAAATCTAGGAGAACTAAAGTATTTTCTAGGTTTTGAAGTTGCTAGATCAAGGAAAGGAATACATTTATGTCAAAGAAAATACGCTTTGGACATCCTTGAAGACACAGGAATGCTAGGATCCAAACCTTGCACAACTCCCTTTTTGAGTGACACAAGTTCTTTATACAGAAATGAAAAACACTTGACTGATCCTAAGTCATATCGAAGGCTAATAGGGAAGCTTCTTTACCTTACCAATACTAGACCTGATCTATGTTTTTCTGTTAATCTTCTTAGTCAATTTGTTAATTCTCCTACTGAATACCACTATCGGGCTTTGCAGCATATGCTTAGGTATATTAAGTCCAGTCCTTCACAAGGCCTGTTCTTTGCTGCTGATTCACATATTCAGATTAAAGCTTTCAGCGACTCAGACTGGGCTACTTGTCCTAATACGAGAAGATCTACCACTGGTTTTTGCATTTTTCTTGGATCCTCTCTTGTATCCTGGAAGACTAAGAAGCAGAGCGTAGTTTCTAGGTCATCCACCGAAGCAGAGTACCGAGCATTGGCTGCTACTGTTTGTGAAATCCAATGGATCTCTTACATTTTACAAGACCTCAATATTGAGACCACTACTACCGCTGCCCTCTACTGCGACAATAAGTCTGCCAGACATATTGCCCACAACCAAAGCTATCATGAAAGGACTAAACACATTGAACTCGATTGTCACGTTGTACGTGAGAAGATTCAGGCgaatcttcttcatcttttgcCGATCCGTTCCAATGAACAGCTCgcaaatatttttactaaatttccTCACCGTGTACGTTTTCAATTTATTGTACCTAAGCTTGGATTGGTAAATATACACAATCCAGCTTAAGGGGAGGATGTTAGAGTTGGTTTTCTGTTAGGGTTGTTTTAGCTTTAGGGTGTTTTCCCGTTTCCCTGACCTTACCCTTTAAAAGGTTTGGTTTTTTCCC comes from the Vigna radiata var. radiata cultivar VC1973A chromosome 2, Vradiata_ver6, whole genome shotgun sequence genome and includes:
- the LOC106753581 gene encoding uncharacterized protein LOC106753581 — protein: MTESTADPTTNPSSPYYLHPGENPGITLISQILTESNYSSWSRNLKRALLSKNKFKFIDGSIQKPARTDKLFEAWERCDTMVLSWIIKTLSPQIADSVLYXDTAQELWEDLKERFSKGDYFKISDLLQDIHSIKQGEQNINHYYTDLKILWEELESLRPIPTCTCPDPCVCDLSKISLRYRENEHVICFLKGLNDTYQTVRTQILLMEPLPNINKVFSLLMQQERQHQDRGGTSDTFKILASTSDKTNWRGQGRGISSRGQXRGRGRNPNYGKQCAHCHKMNHTIDECYSKHGFPPWYKKNDHQNSQDRGGHNEWSYANACKEDSKSTQTQSTHQENQSNPMQVFTPEQMQKLXQIIENTQTQNTHSISQVQRNTSGENQGTFSWIIDTGATDHVTHEKKYFITFQKIKPITVKLPNNSVVTAQYAGTIQFSEDFIILMFYTSLNSPLILFLYKA